In Caproiciproducens sp. NJN-50, the following are encoded in one genomic region:
- a CDS encoding glycosyltransferase WbsX family protein has translation MSELAKSDSALQFIAFYLPQFHQIKENDEWWGKGFTEWTNTRKAVPLFQGHRQPREPLNHNYYDLTDIKALKWQAELMKKYHVHGLCFYHYWFGGKMLLEKPMELLLEHKEIDMNFCVSWANEPWTRNWDGGSREILMPQIYGGPEEWKKHFDYLLPFFKDKRYIKINNRPLIALYLSAHIENGKAMADYWQKLAKENGFDGLFIAETLNAIQGSLYMENSDACIEFEPCVTLFGGYTPWSQHRFYKTLHLFQFDEVWKKILERKSTYGNREKFCGAFTDWDNTSRVGMRGSVCIGSTPEGFKKHLGDLAKKCIAEGNDRFIFINAWNEWAESAYLEPDKDNGYQYLEAVRDVYENIILRTEAQNL, from the coding sequence ATGTCTGAGTTGGCAAAAAGCGATTCAGCTTTACAATTTATCGCATTTTATCTCCCCCAGTTCCATCAGATCAAGGAGAACGATGAATGGTGGGGAAAGGGGTTCACTGAATGGACAAATACAAGAAAGGCGGTCCCTCTTTTTCAGGGCCACAGACAGCCAAGAGAACCCCTGAATCACAATTATTATGATCTTACGGATATAAAAGCCCTGAAATGGCAGGCCGAACTGATGAAAAAATATCATGTTCACGGCCTGTGCTTTTACCATTACTGGTTTGGCGGAAAAATGCTGCTGGAAAAGCCGATGGAACTTTTGCTGGAGCATAAAGAGATCGACATGAATTTTTGTGTTTCCTGGGCAAACGAGCCGTGGACAAGAAATTGGGACGGCGGCAGCAGGGAAATCTTAATGCCTCAAATTTACGGCGGTCCGGAAGAATGGAAAAAGCATTTTGATTATCTGCTGCCCTTTTTCAAGGATAAGCGATATATTAAAATCAACAATAGGCCCTTGATTGCATTGTATTTATCGGCTCACATAGAAAACGGTAAAGCAATGGCCGACTATTGGCAAAAGCTTGCGAAAGAAAACGGGTTCGACGGCCTGTTTATCGCTGAGACCTTAAACGCGATTCAAGGTTCCCTTTATATGGAGAACTCCGATGCATGCATCGAGTTCGAGCCTTGCGTAACCCTGTTCGGCGGGTACACGCCCTGGAGCCAGCATCGCTTTTACAAAACCCTTCATCTCTTCCAATTTGATGAAGTCTGGAAAAAAATTCTTGAACGTAAAAGCACCTATGGAAACAGGGAAAAATTCTGCGGGGCCTTTACCGACTGGGATAATACCTCCAGGGTGGGAATGAGGGGCAGTGTCTGCATTGGGAGCACTCCGGAAGGATTCAAAAAACATCTGGGCGATTTAGCAAAAAAATGCATCGCCGAAGGAAACGACAGGTTCATCTTTATCAATGCATGGAATGAATGGGCCGAAAGCGCTTACCTGGAGCCGGATAAAGACAATGGTTATCAATACTTAGAAGCGGTAAGAGATGTCTATGAGAACATCATACTAAGAACGGAAGCCCAAAATTTGTAG
- a CDS encoding glycosyltransferase, whose amino-acid sequence MGRYKICVYAIAKNEEKFVDRWMDAVSEADLVVVLDTGSSDGTVQKLRNRGAAVYTDQINPWRFDTARNKAMDHIPKDFDLCVSNDLDEVFEKGWREKLEAVWRPSYTRARYLFTYAYRSDGTPEKQFAMEKIHRRKDFRWVHPVHEILEYKGKDPDRTVFVPGLVLNHHPDPAKSRSQYLPLLELSVQENPNDDRAVFWLGREYMYNERFDDCIHTLQRHLKMPSATWDEERSASMRFIAESYQRKNDLTQAKAWLFRAIAECPHVREPYLQMTRLGYSQNDWPLVYFMTDQALKITKKTGSYLLEPQAWGFLLDDYAAIACYWLGLYRKGLEHAQKACDMSPNDQRLKNNLEIVRQKAGGLHEPV is encoded by the coding sequence TTGGGCAGATATAAGATTTGTGTTTACGCAATTGCAAAAAATGAGGAAAAATTCGTTGATCGTTGGATGGATGCGGTCAGTGAAGCCGATCTGGTCGTTGTGCTTGACACCGGCTCAAGCGACGGGACCGTTCAAAAACTCAGAAACAGGGGTGCGGCCGTATATACGGATCAGATTAACCCCTGGCGATTTGACACCGCGAGAAATAAAGCAATGGATCATATTCCGAAAGATTTCGATCTCTGCGTCTCAAATGACCTGGACGAAGTTTTCGAAAAAGGATGGCGGGAAAAGCTGGAAGCCGTATGGAGGCCCTCTTATACACGGGCGAGATATTTGTTCACTTACGCATATCGAAGCGACGGCACTCCGGAGAAGCAGTTTGCAATGGAGAAAATTCACCGAAGAAAAGATTTCCGTTGGGTCCATCCGGTCCACGAAATTCTGGAATACAAGGGGAAAGACCCAGACCGAACGGTTTTTGTACCCGGGCTTGTCCTGAATCATCACCCCGACCCGGCAAAATCAAGAAGCCAGTACCTTCCTCTTCTGGAACTCTCCGTGCAGGAAAATCCAAACGACGACAGAGCCGTTTTCTGGCTCGGCAGAGAATATATGTACAACGAACGCTTCGACGACTGCATCCACACGCTGCAGCGCCATCTGAAAATGCCGTCCGCGACCTGGGACGAAGAGCGGAGTGCTTCCATGCGCTTTATCGCCGAAAGTTACCAGAGGAAAAATGATCTTACACAGGCAAAGGCCTGGCTGTTCCGGGCAATTGCGGAATGTCCTCATGTGCGGGAGCCCTACCTTCAGATGACAAGGCTGGGATATTCCCAAAACGACTGGCCTCTTGTCTATTTCATGACGGATCAGGCGCTGAAAATCACGAAAAAGACAGGAAGCTATCTGCTGGAGCCGCAGGCATGGGGTTTTCTGCTCGACGACTATGCGGCAATCGCCTGCTATTGGCTTGGATTATACCGTAAAGGGCTTGAGCACGCTCAAAAAGCCTGTGATATGAGTCCGAACGATCAAAGGCTGAAAAATAATCTGGAAATTGTCAGGCAGAAAGCGGGGGGACTCCATGAACCAGTATAA
- a CDS encoding dihydrodipicolinate synthase family protein — protein MEKKYYGVIPPIITPVDEHENVDEEGYRKLLDYCIKGGLHGIFVAGSNGETMALTQKERDHAIKITLEQTKGKVPVMAGVMDTSTRRVIENIKRLEQMGGTCAVITSIFYDRHTSQDETVRHFEKISKETNIDLMIYNIPMFTGLKLTPETIFKISEFDHVVGLKDSSGDFKNFMKCLTYFEGKDFAVLQGTTAYAMPSMLLGADGFVPSIAPLFPELFVKAYEAGRDKKTDLAMRYDLLLRETSKILGMTKNATAANKFALSLLGFTDKRVIYPQDTILPEEEKAIAKKTKEIQAQYEAFKKNLQG, from the coding sequence ATGGAAAAAAAATATTATGGTGTTATTCCCCCAATCATCACCCCGGTAGACGAGCACGAAAATGTCGATGAAGAAGGCTACCGCAAACTATTGGACTATTGCATAAAAGGCGGTTTGCACGGCATCTTTGTCGCCGGGAGCAATGGGGAAACCATGGCGCTGACGCAAAAGGAACGAGATCATGCGATCAAGATCACGCTTGAACAAACCAAGGGAAAGGTCCCGGTCATGGCGGGCGTTATGGATACCAGCACGCGCCGGGTTATTGAAAACATCAAACGTTTAGAGCAAATGGGAGGAACCTGCGCCGTCATTACATCCATCTTCTATGACCGCCATACTTCGCAGGATGAAACCGTCCGTCATTTTGAAAAGATATCAAAGGAAACCAACATAGACCTGATGATATACAATATTCCAATGTTTACCGGACTGAAGCTTACGCCGGAAACAATCTTTAAAATTTCTGAATTTGACCATGTGGTCGGCTTAAAGGACAGCTCCGGAGATTTCAAAAACTTTATGAAGTGCCTGACCTATTTTGAGGGTAAGGATTTCGCAGTCCTGCAAGGGACCACCGCCTATGCGATGCCCAGCATGCTGCTGGGAGCTGACGGATTTGTTCCTTCCATAGCGCCGTTGTTCCCGGAGCTTTTTGTAAAAGCGTATGAAGCGGGGCGCGACAAAAAGACCGATCTCGCGATGAGATATGATCTCCTGCTGCGCGAGACATCAAAAATACTCGGTATGACGAAAAACGCAACCGCCGCGAACAAATTTGCTCTTTCTCTGCTGGGCTTTACGGATAAACGCGTCATCTATCCACAGGACACCATCCTTCCTGAAGAGGAGAAAGCAATTGCCAAGAAGACCAAAGAAATCCAGGCACAGTACGAAGCATTCAAAAAAAACCTTCAGGGTTAA
- a CDS encoding four-carbon acid sugar kinase family protein, translating to MIFIIADDLTGASDTGVKYEKNGYRVIVETEYNCEDDKFRSWLEKYDVVSINANTRLLSSEEAYRKIHDLTLQIVRLNPKYIYKKIDSLLRGNPAVELDAVIDAMDSDIALVVPSFPENGRKLIGGVLKADGEAEINVIKIFQDFSRYPVGNICLEDIRRDPEELSKLIEAKHRNGDKVLVFDATTDRDLEVISKAAENLPGKIIFCGSAGFAKYLCRMEKYANFLQWEAKSDDVILVVAGSRRPETARQLKSISEFYQTPIVTINTALIGHDPAEEDREIERCRNKIFNLAENGHSLILFAVSSLFPEKPGKQQQIQDSDDVCITRALGKTVEEVYRKIRFRTVISTGGDTSFQVCKALNADGIELHDEISAGVPIGKIVGGSANGMTIVTKSGGFGDGDILIRIISYLKNLSDALSTLKIKRSEKKEKSNELQN from the coding sequence ATGATTTTTATTATCGCGGACGATTTAACAGGCGCAAGCGATACCGGCGTTAAATACGAAAAGAACGGGTACCGCGTGATTGTGGAAACAGAATACAATTGCGAAGACGATAAATTCCGCTCATGGCTTGAAAAATACGATGTAGTGTCCATCAACGCAAATACAAGACTGCTTTCTTCCGAAGAGGCCTACCGAAAGATTCACGATCTAACACTGCAAATTGTTCGCCTGAACCCTAAGTACATATACAAAAAAATCGATTCACTTCTCCGAGGGAATCCGGCCGTTGAACTCGATGCCGTAATTGACGCCATGGATTCCGACATCGCCCTGGTGGTCCCCAGCTTTCCGGAAAACGGACGGAAACTGATCGGCGGTGTATTAAAAGCCGACGGGGAAGCGGAGATCAACGTTATAAAGATCTTCCAGGATTTCTCCCGCTATCCGGTCGGAAACATCTGCCTTGAAGATATACGGCGCGATCCGGAAGAACTGAGTAAACTCATCGAAGCGAAACATAGGAACGGTGACAAAGTTCTTGTTTTCGATGCCACAACAGACCGAGATCTTGAGGTTATCAGCAAAGCCGCCGAAAACCTGCCGGGAAAAATTATATTCTGCGGCAGCGCGGGATTTGCAAAATATCTCTGCAGGATGGAGAAATATGCGAACTTTTTGCAGTGGGAAGCAAAAAGCGACGATGTAATACTGGTTGTAGCCGGCTCGCGGAGACCAGAGACCGCCCGCCAGCTTAAAAGCATTTCCGAGTTTTACCAAACGCCTATCGTCACGATCAACACGGCCCTTATCGGGCACGATCCGGCGGAGGAAGACCGTGAAATTGAACGCTGCCGGAACAAGATTTTCAATCTTGCTGAAAATGGGCATTCGCTGATCCTGTTCGCTGTGAGCAGCCTATTCCCCGAAAAGCCAGGAAAGCAGCAGCAGATCCAGGACAGCGATGACGTCTGCATCACGCGGGCTTTGGGAAAAACCGTGGAGGAAGTTTACCGAAAAATCAGATTCCGCACGGTGATCTCGACGGGAGGAGACACTTCCTTTCAGGTGTGCAAAGCCCTGAACGCCGATGGGATCGAACTGCATGACGAAATATCGGCCGGTGTACCCATCGGCAAGATTGTCGGCGGATCGGCCAACGGCATGACGATTGTTACAAAATCAGGCGGATTCGGCGATGGAGATATCTTGATTCGAATTATCAGCTATCTCAAAAATTTAAGCGACGCCTTATCCACTTTGAAAATCAAACGATCAGAAAAGAAGGAGAAAAGCAATGAACTACAAAATTAA
- a CDS encoding class I SAM-dependent methyltransferase, producing the protein MNSFPFRSRRDNDRMPQSSHIIYKKEIQFITEAGMITMKYDFHLNMDVRRSQTVILKMVKPQSTVLELGCYSGIMTNYMKNQLGCKVYVCEIDSQALQFARQFAQDSWEGDIETLEWTQKFKDVKFDCAIFADVLEHLKDPAKVLKAAGNLLKDDGSILISVPNVAHNSVIYGLLHNQFQYAEYGLLDQTHLRFYTYFSLKKMCAEAGFTPVTEDAINEYFRPPFADQLPESYLNQDFGNIFQFIFELKKTEYVAEHKLPTTNKISNNAG; encoded by the coding sequence TTGAACAGCTTTCCTTTCCGAAGCCGCAGGGACAATGATCGGATGCCACAGTCGTCACATATAATATATAAGAAAGAAATTCAATTTATAACGGAAGCGGGGATGATAACAATGAAATATGATTTTCACCTCAATATGGACGTACGGAGGTCACAGACAGTCATTCTGAAAATGGTAAAACCTCAGTCTACCGTGCTGGAATTGGGATGCTATTCAGGCATTATGACCAATTACATGAAAAACCAGTTGGGGTGCAAGGTATATGTATGCGAAATCGACTCCCAGGCGCTTCAGTTCGCCCGGCAGTTCGCTCAGGATTCCTGGGAAGGCGACATCGAAACACTGGAATGGACTCAAAAATTTAAAGATGTAAAATTCGACTGCGCGATTTTTGCCGATGTGTTGGAGCATCTGAAAGATCCGGCAAAAGTGCTGAAAGCCGCAGGAAACCTGCTGAAAGATGACGGCTCGATTCTCATTTCCGTACCTAACGTAGCGCACAATTCAGTCATCTACGGGCTTCTGCACAATCAGTTCCAATATGCAGAGTATGGATTGCTCGATCAGACGCACTTAAGGTTTTATACATATTTTTCCCTGAAAAAAATGTGTGCCGAAGCAGGATTCACCCCCGTGACAGAGGATGCTATCAATGAATACTTCCGGCCTCCCTTTGCAGACCAGCTTCCGGAATCCTATTTAAACCAAGACTTCGGAAACATTTTTCAATTTATTTTTGAACTGAAAAAAACAGAATATGTCGCGGAACATAAACTCCCGACAACAAACAAAATTTCAAACAATGCGGGTTGA
- the pdxA gene encoding 4-hydroxythreonine-4-phosphate dehydrogenase PdxA, with product MNSKPIIGITMGDPAGCGPEITIRALAKKEIYDRCRPLVVGDIQCMRDALRVTNHPEIKLNRVSKPSEGKYEFGSVDVLHLDLVDMGKFQYGKVSAMCGNAAFQCVKKVIDLAMKGEIDATVTNALNKEAMNLAGHHFDGHTEIYAQYTGTEKYAMMLANDNLRVIHVSTHVSMREACGRVKRQRVLDVIRLADQGCRALDIERPKVGVCGLNPHAGEDGMFGREEIDEIMPAIRDAQAEGINAIGPLPPDTAFSKALGGWYDIVVCMYHDQGHIPLKVIGFVYNKQEKKWEAVAGVNVTLGLPIIRVSVDHGTAFGHAGTGVANELSLVNSIDYALRMAQHRKEVKA from the coding sequence GTGAACAGCAAACCAATCATTGGCATTACGATGGGTGATCCCGCGGGCTGCGGCCCGGAAATTACCATTCGCGCGCTGGCCAAAAAGGAAATTTACGACCGGTGCAGACCTCTGGTCGTTGGAGATATTCAGTGTATGCGGGACGCATTGCGCGTAACCAATCATCCTGAAATTAAGTTAAATCGGGTGTCCAAACCTTCCGAGGGCAAATATGAATTCGGCAGTGTGGACGTGCTCCATTTGGATCTTGTCGACATGGGCAAATTCCAGTACGGAAAGGTCAGCGCAATGTGCGGAAACGCTGCGTTTCAGTGCGTAAAAAAAGTCATCGACCTAGCGATGAAAGGAGAGATTGACGCAACTGTAACCAATGCGCTGAACAAAGAAGCTATGAACCTGGCGGGGCACCATTTTGACGGGCACACGGAAATTTATGCCCAATATACCGGTACGGAAAAATACGCAATGATGCTGGCGAACGATAATTTGCGTGTGATCCATGTTTCAACTCATGTTTCTATGCGGGAGGCCTGCGGCCGAGTCAAAAGGCAAAGAGTTCTGGATGTTATCCGTCTTGCCGATCAGGGATGCAGAGCGCTCGACATAGAAAGGCCGAAGGTTGGGGTTTGCGGCCTGAACCCTCACGCCGGTGAAGACGGCATGTTCGGCCGCGAGGAAATTGATGAGATCATGCCGGCTATCCGGGACGCTCAGGCTGAGGGAATCAACGCGATCGGCCCTCTTCCTCCCGACACCGCATTTTCCAAAGCCTTAGGCGGCTGGTATGACATCGTGGTCTGCATGTATCACGACCAGGGGCATATTCCTCTCAAGGTGATCGGGTTCGTCTATAACAAGCAGGAAAAAAAGTGGGAAGCGGTGGCGGGGGTCAATGTCACTCTCGGACTGCCCATTATCCGCGTCAGCGTTGACCATGGCACCGCTTTCGGCCACGCCGGAACCGGCGTGGCAAACGAACTGAGCCTGGTCAATTCGATCGATTACGCATTGCGCATGGCGCAGCATCGCAAGGAGGTAAAAGCATGA
- a CDS encoding glycosyltransferase, whose protein sequence is MDHAGKTAIIILTYNNLQYNKDCLASIRKYTAKDTYEIIVVDNNSTDGTREWLQEQPDIRVKQNDSNVGFPKGCNMGIALASAGSDILLLNNDTVVTANWLENLRTCLYSDEKIGAAGAVSNHNENLQGVDFSYADLAEMQRLAEKNNVSDCEKWEEKIFLIGFCILIRRDVLDQIGPLAEEYSPGYVEDNDFSLRILSAGYKLMLCHDCFIHHYLGSEFRRDLTKFYPVLSKNREIFFRRWGFQTYCFDEVDYASLRIFSEPEREKRIKVLEIGCGLGLDLLKIKYACPNALLYGVEPDRSKASIAGRVAQVTSDPIEAFPYSFSETDFDYILVGNDLEKSEAPERFLSEIRKLLKEGGTVIAKFQNVMHYSVIRDLLQGNWQYAGNGLLSRSNRSFYTLNDIQKLFDRCGYRNPYVFHWFSMPSEEEKRWIEKVCDIADEKKSYLYCTYLYSVKYQK, encoded by the coding sequence TTGGACCATGCTGGAAAAACCGCGATTATCATCCTCACCTACAACAACCTGCAATACAATAAAGACTGCCTGGCAAGCATCCGAAAATATACCGCAAAGGATACCTATGAAATCATTGTGGTCGACAACAACTCCACGGACGGAACCAGAGAGTGGCTGCAGGAACAGCCGGATATCAGGGTGAAACAAAACGACAGCAATGTCGGCTTCCCGAAGGGCTGCAACATGGGGATCGCTCTCGCGTCCGCCGGCAGCGATATCCTGCTTCTGAACAACGACACGGTGGTCACCGCAAACTGGCTGGAAAACCTCAGAACCTGTCTGTACAGCGATGAAAAGATAGGCGCCGCAGGCGCGGTGAGCAATCATAATGAAAATCTTCAGGGCGTGGATTTCAGCTATGCGGACCTTGCCGAGATGCAGCGCCTCGCGGAAAAAAACAATGTTTCGGACTGCGAAAAATGGGAAGAAAAGATTTTTCTGATCGGATTCTGCATTCTGATCCGGCGGGACGTTTTGGATCAGATCGGGCCGCTTGCCGAAGAGTATTCGCCGGGCTATGTCGAGGATAACGACTTTTCCCTTCGGATTTTGTCGGCGGGCTACAAGCTGATGCTGTGCCACGACTGCTTTATCCACCATTATCTCGGTTCGGAATTCCGGAGGGACCTGACTAAATTTTATCCGGTTCTCTCAAAAAACAGGGAGATCTTTTTCCGGAGATGGGGTTTCCAGACTTACTGTTTCGACGAGGTGGACTATGCTTCGCTGAGAATATTCAGCGAACCGGAACGGGAAAAGCGGATCAAGGTGCTGGAAATCGGGTGCGGGCTCGGACTGGACCTGCTGAAAATCAAATACGCGTGCCCCAACGCTCTGCTTTACGGCGTGGAACCCGACCGGAGCAAGGCTTCCATTGCCGGCCGTGTTGCGCAGGTGACATCCGATCCCATAGAAGCTTTTCCGTACTCTTTTTCGGAAACTGATTTTGATTACATCCTGGTCGGAAATGATCTGGAAAAGTCGGAAGCGCCTGAGCGTTTTCTCTCCGAAATCAGGAAACTTTTGAAGGAAGGGGGAACCGTTATCGCGAAATTCCAGAATGTGATGCATTACAGCGTCATTCGCGACCTTTTACAGGGAAACTGGCAGTACGCAGGGAACGGGCTGCTGAGCCGTTCCAACCGCTCCTTTTACACCCTGAATGATATTCAAAAACTCTTTGACCGCTGCGGATATCGGAATCCTTATGTCTTTCACTGGTTTTCCATGCCCTCAGAGGAGGAGAAACGATGGATCGAAAAAGTTTGTGATATAGCGGACGAAAAAAAATCCTATCTTTATTGCACCTATTTATACTCGGTAAAATATCAAAAATGA
- a CDS encoding tetratricopeptide repeat-containing glycosyltransferase translates to MNQYKICVYAICKNEVKFVDRWMDSMGEADEIIVTDTGSTDGTAEKLRARGAVVYEEKVEPWRFDTARNLSLSHVPGDADICVCTDLDEVLVRGWRKSLEKAWVKGATRGKYIYNWSLKPDGTPGVQFEYFKVHAKKDYQWVCPVHEYLTYVGKAPEKVVFIEGMVLNHYPDDCKSRSSYLPLLETAVQEEPENDRMNYYLGREYMYKGEWQKCIDTLKRYLTLRTALWNEERCAAMRWIARSYSKLSENAEAYRWYYRAIAEAPHMRDPYIEFALLGYFRQDWALTFYMVEEALKIKQRSKTYVNMDYSWDYTPDDLGAISCYWLGMLDQSLKHAKAALSYSPNDERLKKNLALIQNRFNELNTKKAEPHESFQNHF, encoded by the coding sequence ATGAACCAGTATAAAATATGCGTATACGCCATTTGTAAAAATGAAGTTAAATTCGTAGACCGCTGGATGGATTCCATGGGAGAAGCGGATGAAATCATCGTCACCGACACCGGTTCGACGGATGGGACCGCGGAAAAGCTCCGCGCAAGGGGCGCCGTCGTCTACGAGGAAAAAGTTGAGCCGTGGCGGTTTGACACGGCCCGCAACCTTTCGCTTTCCCATGTCCCCGGCGACGCGGATATCTGCGTCTGTACCGACCTGGACGAAGTTCTTGTGCGGGGATGGAGAAAAAGCCTGGAAAAAGCGTGGGTCAAGGGGGCCACAAGGGGGAAGTACATCTATAACTGGAGTCTGAAGCCCGACGGGACCCCGGGCGTTCAATTCGAATACTTTAAAGTCCATGCAAAAAAAGATTATCAATGGGTGTGCCCGGTGCATGAATATCTGACATATGTCGGAAAAGCACCTGAAAAAGTTGTCTTCATCGAAGGTATGGTCTTAAACCATTATCCCGACGACTGCAAATCACGTTCCTCCTATTTGCCTCTTTTGGAAACCGCGGTTCAGGAAGAACCGGAAAACGACCGGATGAATTATTATCTTGGGCGGGAATATATGTACAAAGGCGAGTGGCAGAAATGCATCGACACTCTGAAGCGGTATCTGACCCTCAGGACGGCGTTATGGAATGAGGAAAGGTGTGCCGCCATGCGGTGGATCGCGCGCTCCTATTCCAAACTTTCCGAAAACGCTGAAGCCTACCGGTGGTATTACCGCGCGATCGCGGAAGCTCCCCACATGCGGGACCCATACATTGAATTTGCGCTGCTGGGCTACTTCCGCCAAGACTGGGCCCTGACCTTTTACATGGTCGAAGAAGCTCTGAAAATCAAGCAGCGTTCCAAGACCTACGTGAACATGGATTATTCCTGGGACTATACCCCGGACGATCTCGGAGCAATCAGCTGCTATTGGCTTGGGATGCTGGATCAGTCTCTCAAACACGCGAAGGCGGCGCTTTCCTATTCGCCGAACGATGAACGCCTGAAAAAGAACCTCGCTCTGATTCAAAACCGATTCAACGAGCTGAATACAAAAAAAGCGGAACCGCATGAGTCATTCCAGAATCATTTTTGA
- a CDS encoding iron-containing alcohol dehydrogenase yields the protein MNYKIKMPSSVYGGSDSIQILSGIVKQRKIENVLLFTDPGVHTCGVLKPATDVLDKCGVSYRVIDHVVPEPTADDVQSVLDETSDMKCDLILAVGGGSTMDTAKLVSVLRNSEYGVRDLLKDSSPAAKKVYTVMVPTTCGTGSEATCNAIVAVPEEKLKVGIVSDEMIPDAVILDPAMIAGLPPKIIASSGIDALAHCVECYTSNKANHFSDVFALAGAKLIFGNIERAYAEPDDIQAKNNMLIGAFYGGVAITSSGTTAVHALSYPLGGAYHIAHGVSNAILFAPVMKHNMSACADRLAAICDAIEPAFSKRSETERSGRVIDRISEIVAFTKIPKSLKSFGVPASDLDFLVDSGSKVTRLLNNNRKKLSLEEIREIYQEVL from the coding sequence ATGAACTACAAAATTAAAATGCCCTCTTCTGTTTATGGAGGATCCGACAGCATTCAGATCCTCTCAGGAATAGTCAAGCAAAGAAAAATTGAAAATGTGCTTTTGTTTACCGATCCAGGTGTACATACATGCGGTGTACTCAAGCCGGCAACGGACGTCCTGGACAAATGCGGCGTAAGTTATCGAGTCATCGACCACGTCGTCCCAGAGCCAACCGCAGACGACGTGCAGTCGGTGTTGGATGAAACTTCGGACATGAAATGCGACCTGATCCTTGCAGTCGGCGGCGGAAGCACAATGGATACGGCAAAACTGGTCTCCGTTCTGCGAAATTCCGAATACGGGGTCCGCGATCTTCTGAAAGACAGTTCCCCCGCGGCCAAGAAAGTTTATACTGTCATGGTGCCGACCACTTGCGGCACGGGGTCGGAAGCAACCTGCAACGCGATCGTTGCCGTTCCGGAGGAAAAACTGAAAGTCGGTATTGTCAGCGATGAAATGATTCCCGACGCCGTTATTTTGGACCCCGCAATGATTGCCGGCCTGCCCCCGAAAATCATCGCATCGAGCGGAATTGACGCGCTGGCCCATTGTGTGGAATGCTACACTTCCAATAAGGCAAATCATTTCAGCGACGTCTTTGCACTGGCGGGTGCAAAACTGATTTTCGGCAACATTGAAAGGGCTTATGCGGAACCGGACGATATACAGGCTAAAAACAACATGCTGATTGGCGCTTTTTACGGAGGCGTAGCGATTACCTCGTCTGGAACTACTGCGGTCCACGCGCTCTCCTACCCGTTGGGGGGAGCTTACCATATTGCTCACGGCGTTTCCAACGCCATTTTGTTTGCCCCTGTTATGAAACATAACATGTCCGCATGCGCGGACAGGCTTGCGGCCATATGCGACGCGATCGAACCGGCATTTTCAAAAAGGTCGGAAACAGAACGCTCCGGCCGCGTCATTGACCGGATCAGCGAAATTGTGGCGTTCACAAAGATTCCGAAATCGCTGAAAAGTTTTGGCGTACCGGCTTCCGATCTCGATTTTCTTGTGGATTCGGGCAGCAAAGTGACCAGGCTGCTGAACAATAACAGAAAGAAACTGAGTTTAGAAGAAATCAGGGAAATTTATCAGGAAGTTTTGTGA